The following coding sequences are from one Manis pentadactyla isolate mManPen7 chromosome 13, mManPen7.hap1, whole genome shotgun sequence window:
- the LOC118934994 gene encoding LOW QUALITY PROTEIN: olfactory receptor 5V1-like (The sequence of the model RefSeq protein was modified relative to this genomic sequence to represent the inferred CDS: deleted 2 bases in 1 codon; substituted 1 base at 1 genomic stop codon) → MRKEARSVSDPGSSERPPWREEVDGCNLTTVIHFILTGLSDLPEVNYPLFVVFAITYQVTLVGIGAILLAIETEKYTHVFTYYFLANLSLLDIFCPSATVPKMLDNLLNGDHSISFLGCALQLYFLITIVGTEVFLLSVMAYDRYMAICFPLRYTLIMTKAHCAQLEAGTWAAGFLNFLLCTVSTFHLSFCKSNWVNQYYCDIPPLVAPSCXSKSMIDMLILLERGILEIGAFLTPFISYIYIISAILKIRLVEGKHKAFSTCASHLLVVCLFSGTPIFTFMQPSSGQHSQARHTLISMFYGVITPMLNPLIYSLRNTEVKGALSRVLCH, encoded by the exons agAGACCCCCGTGGAGAGAGGAGGTGGACGGCTGCAATCTCACCACCGTGATTCACTTTATCCTCACGGGGCTCTCTGACCTCCCTGAGGTGAACTATCCTCTCTTTGTGGTCTTTGCCATCACCTACCAGGTCACTTTGGTGGGAATCGGGGCCATTCTCTTGGCCATCGAGACT GAAAAATACACTCACGTATTCACGTATTACTTTCTGGCCAATCTGTCCCTCTTAGACATATTCTGCCCATCAGCTACTGTCCCCAAGATGCTGGACAACCTCTTGAATGGGGATCACAGCATTTCCTTCCTGGGCTGTGCTTTGCAGTTATACTTCTTGATAACAATAGTAGGGACTGAGGTCTTTCTTCTCAGTGTCATGGCTTATGACCGGTACATGGCCATCTGCTTCCCCCTCCGTTATACCCTCATCATGACCAAGGCTCACTGTGCCCAGCTGGAAGCTGGGACCTGGGCAGCAGGGTTTCTCAATTTCCTCCTCTGCACTGTGTCCACCTTCCACCTGTCTTTCTGCAAGTCCAATTGGGTTAACCAGTACTACTGTGACATCCCTCCACTGGTGGCCCCCTCCTGCTAATCCAAATCCATGATAGACATGCTCATATTACTGGAAAGGGGGATTTTGGAGATTGGTGCCTTCCTGACCCCCTTTATCTCTTATATCTACATTATATCTGCCATCCTGAAAATCCGGCTGGTGGAAGGGAAGCACAAAGCCTTCTCCACATGTGCCTCCCACCTCCTGGTGGTCTGTTTGTTCAGTGGCACACCTATATTCACCTTCATGCAACCCTCCTCCGGTCAACACTCTCAAGCCAGACACACACTCATCTCCATGTTCTACGGGGTTATCACCCCAATGCTAAACCCCTTGATCTACAGCTTGAGGAACACAGAGGTTAAAGGGGCACTCAGCAGGGTCTTATGTCACTGA